CGCGGCGACGTATCGTAGCCTATCCGCTCATTCTCGCGGCGCTGCTGATTACCGGCTTCGTCAGTTTCGGCCTCTGGACCCATCATATGTTCACCACCGGCCTGCCCGAGCTGCCGATGCTTTTTTTCACGGCCGCAAGCTTCATGGTCGCTCTGGCCGCCGGTATTCAGATTTTTGCCTGGGTCGCCACCCTGTGGGGCAGTCGCCCCCGGCTCAGCGTACCGATGCTCTACATCCTGGCCTTCTTTTATATCTTCGTCCAGGGCGGGTTGACCGGGGTGATGGTGGCAACCATGCCCTTTGACTGGCAGGTGCACGACACGGCCTTCGTGGTGGCGCACTTCCACGACGTGCTGATCGGCGGGGCGGTGCTGCCCTTTCTGGCGGGCCTTCACTACTGGCTGCCCAAAATAACCGGGCGCCTGGCGGGCGAGGTCTGGGATCGGGTCGCCGTCGGCCTCATCTTTGTCGGCTTCAACCTGACTTTTGTGCCCTTGTATATTGCCGGGCTGTTCGGCATGCGGCGGCGGATCTACACCTACCCCGAAGAAATGGGGATCGGCACCCTCAATCTGGTTTCGACCCTGGGTTCCTACATGCTCGCTCTGGGTTTCGCCGTCGCCCTGCTCAGTCTGATCTGGCACAGTCGGCGGGGGCGCCCGGCCTCCAGCGATCCCTGGCAGGGTGGAACTCTGGAATGGTCCATACCCTCACCGCCGCCGGTTTACGGCTTTCGCAGTATTCCCGTGGTTAGAGATCTCTACCCCCTCTGGCCGCCGGTCGCATCTGGAAAAGCATCTGTCGATCCGATTGATGAAGACGAATACACCAAAGAACTCAAGCGCGTGGAGGCGGCCATGGATTGCCGGCCGTCCGGTTGGCGCGGCACCTTGGTCACCGACGGGATCAACGGACGTCCGCTGGCGGTTCAAACCCTACCGGGGCCGACCCTGCTGCCTTTCTGGATGGCCGTCATTCTGACCCTGGCAACGGTTTTCTTTCTCGCGCAGTTTTATCAAGCATCCGCCCTGGTCGCGATTGTCGCTCTGGGCTTATCCTTTTATTGGGTCAGTCGCGAGCCGGTCTTTGATCGGCAGGAGAAAGAGGAGCTTGAAGCGCGCCTGGGATTGCCCTTGCTGACTACCGGCAACCTCTCCACCGGCTGGTGCGGCATGGTGGGGTTTCTTGTCGTGCTCCTTACCGTTCTCGGAGCCCTGGTTTTTTCATACTTTTATTTGCGCCTGTATTCGCAGCACTGGCCGCAGGGGGGGCTGCCCTTGCCACAACTCAGCTCCGCCGCGCCGATCTTTGGTCTGTTGGCTGTGGCCGGCGTGGCGCAGATCTGCAGTGCCTGGGGCTGGCGCCGTCACCGTCGCTCAGTGCTCATTGGCGGATTGGCGGCAAGCGTCTTTTTCGGATTCGGCTTTATCCTGGCCCAAGTGCGGTCGCTGGCTGCTGAACCTTTCCTGCCCTCAACCAATGCCTATGGTTCGATCTTCTTTACCCTCAACGGTTATGTGCTGCTGTTGACCCTGGTCGGCATTTGTCTGTTGATCGGCACTCTGGCACGGGTTCTCCGCAAGGACGAGCCGCTCTCAAATCCCAGGCTGGTTCTGTGGCTGCAGAACAGCGAAATGTTCTGGTTTTTCTGCGTTTTTTGCGGCCTGTGTGGATTTTTGGTCATCTATCTCGTGCCCCACCTGCTTTAGGAGGCTATTGATATGTCAAGCGCTGTTGTGCAAGCGTCGGGTCCCCGGGACTGGCGGCGCTGGTTCGCGTTTCTCGGTGGTGGAATCGCCTGGACTTTCCATTTGCTGTCCATCTATGCGGTCGGGGAATTCGGTTGTGTCAGCGGGATGGATCGTTTTACCTATGGGGGAATCAGCGCGGTTGCCTGGATGATCATCATTCTCAGCGCCATGGCGCTGACCATTGCCGTAACGGCGGCGCTCATCGGCTATCGGGACAAGCGCTGGGACAGCGCGCAGGAAAGCGCCCGGCCCGAGGATGAAGGCGGGCGCTTTCTCTCCAGTTTCGGCTTTTTGCTGAGCAGTTTGTTTTCCCTGATCATATTGTTCGAAACGCTGCCGGTTTTTGCTTACCTGGGCGGGTGCTGACCGGCTTGGAACGCCTGTCCGCAGGCGCCCTATTCAAGCCACTGCCATTCGATTGAGTCAATATCTGATCCTCGTGACCAGCCTGGGCACACCGATTGAAGGCACCCACGTCGATTCGCCTGCGGCCCTGGCAATCACCTCAGAACTCACCACCGGGTGCAGAGCAGATGGCTTCTGAAGGAGAAAAAAAGGACATACAGACAGGGCGCCTGGGAACCTTCGCCGGCGTCTTTACCCCGAGCATTCTGACGATTCTCGGGATTATTCTGTTTCTGCGCACCGGGTACGTGGTGGGCAGCGCCGGGCTGCTCCAGATTCTTCTGATTATAGGCCTGGCCAACATTATTTCGATTTTCACCAGCCTGTCTCTCTCTGCCATCGCAACCAACCTTAAAGTCAAGGGCGGGGGCGATTATTATCTGATCTCAAGAACTCTCGGTTTTGAATTCGGCGGGGCCATCGGCATTGTCCTATTTCTCGCTCAAGCCGTTTCCATTGCTTTTTACTGCATAGGTTTCGGCGAGGCGTTGGCGATGGCGGCATTCGCCTCGACCCCTGGCGTCTCGCCGCGCCTGATCGCTCTGGCGGCGGTGGCGTTTCTGTTTGTTTTTGCCTGGATGGGGGCCGACTGGGCGAGCCGGTTTCAGTTTCTGGTCATGGGCCTGCTGGTCGCGGCGCTGGCTTCCTTTTTTGTCGGCGGCGCCCTGCAATGGAACCCGACGACCTTAAGCGCCAACCTGAGTGCTCCGGCTGACGGATTGCCTTTTTGGGTGCTGTTCGCCCTGTTTTTCCCTGCGGTGACCGGCTTTACCCAAGGGGTGAGCATGTCCGGAGATCTGCAGGACTCCAGCCGAAGCCTGCCGCTGGGAACCCTCCTTGCTGTCGGTGTGTCGATGATGGTCTACCTGGGCGCGGCGGTGATTTTTTCAGGGGCGCTCTCCAATCAGGAACTGACCAGGGACTATCAAGCCATGAGCCGCATCGCGCTTTTCCCAGGGTTGATCACCGCCGGGGTGATTGCCGCAACCCTGTCATCAGCAATGGCCTCGTTCCTCGGTGCGCCGCGCATCCTTCAGGCCTTGGCCGCGGACCGGATTTTCCCGCGACTCGATTTCTTTGCCCAAGGCGCCGGGCCCGCCAACAATCCGCGCCGGGCGATTGTCCTGGCCGGGGGGATTGCCTGCTTGACCATCGCCCTGGGTAATCTCAATGTGGTCGCGCCGGTGGTGTCGATGTTTTTTCTTGTCTCATACGGGTTACTGAATTACGCGACCTATTATGAAGCCGACACGGAAAGTCCCTCCTTCCGGCCGGCGTTCCGGTGGTTTCACAAAAGATTAAGCCTGATTGGCGCCCTGGCCTGCCTGGGCATCATGCTGGCCATCGATCCTGCCACCGGCATTATCGCCGTAGCCATTCTGCTGGCCATCTACCAGTATCTGCGCCGAACCGCCGATCCGGCACGCTGGGCCGACAGCCGCCGCGCCCATGAGCTTCAGCGAATCAGGGAAGGCCTGCTGGGGATCAAGGCCACGCCTGAGCATCCCCGGGACTGGCGACCGCAGATTCTCGCCTTTACCCAAGACGCGCATCGGCGTCCACGCCTGCTGCGCCTGGCTGCCTGGTTGGAAGGAGGTTCCGGCCTGACGACCCTGGTCACCCTGCTGCAGGGCAAGGATCTACTGCTGGCAAAGCAGAAAGAGCAACTGCAAGTGGAATTAAGGGGCGATATCAAAGAGCATAACCCGGCAGCCTTCCCGCTGGTGCTGACCACCCCGGACGGCGAGATCGCCGTCCATACCCTGTTACAGACCCACGGCATCGGTCCGCTGCGCGTTAACACCATTTTGCTTAACTGGATCGAGCCAGAGCAAGGAGAAGATCTAAAAATGCGCCAGGTGCTGCTCGGGCGGCAGCTGAAAACCGTTTACCGGCAAAATTGCAACATCTGTATTTTGCATGCGGAAGAACATGCCTGGGAACGGTTGATGGCCACCGACAGGGCACAATCCTGCATCGACGTCTGGTGGTCTGATGATGCCAGCGGTCGCTTGATGCTGCTCTTTGCCTATCTGCTGACGCGCTCCAGCGATTGGGAGGACACGCCCCTGCGCCTCCTGGCATTTCGCGACAACCGGTCACAGCAAGATCAGGAAACCGCCCTGCGCGCAGCGCTCAGTGACGCAAGAATCGGGGCTGAGATTGTCTTTGTGGCGCAACGGCACAAGGCTGACCTTATCGCCGCATCCGAACCTGCATCGATCATTTTTCTCCCCTTTACCCTGCAGCGTGATCAGCTTAAGCTGCCCATTGAGGAGCCGATCGAGGATCTGCTGGATCAGCTGCCGCCAACGGTCATGGTGTTGGCCGCCGAAGATATCGATCTGAGCGCAGAACCCGATGAAGGCGCTGCCGCGGAGCTGGCTAAGGCCAGGGATCTGGTGGAAAAACTGGCAGAACGCGCCGAAGAAGCTGATAAGCTCGCCACAGAGGCTGAAGAGAAGGCACAAAAGGCAGAGCAGGTGTTGCGTGAGGCACTGCAGCAGGATCAGACCGAGCAGGATGAGGAACAGATCGCGCAACTGACCCGGGAGCATGACGATCATGCAGAAGCCGCGGACAAAGCGCGGCGCCAGGCCGCTAAGGACCGCGTTAAAGCCGATGATGCCGCGCAAGAAGAAAGTAAGCAGACCGAGACCGGCAAGGGCAAAAACGGCGGGGAGCCGTGACAAAAACGCGGCGGATGCGGGTCAGGTTAGGTTTTCCAAGGAGCCCCTAGCCTAACCCTGCGCCGGCGGCAGGCGTAATGTTTTCATCTCCTGTGGGTTGAAAAATCACGAATCCGTTTTCTTCATCGCCTGATGGTAAAAATCGATGAGGAAATCGGCATCCTTGGGTGAGAGATCGAACTGAAAAACGGCCTCATCGACAAGCTTGTGGAGTGTTTTGTCGGGATGTTCCTCGATATGGGCAGACATCCACCTAATGGCGCGGCGCAGATCTTCACCCTTGGGCAGCAGGTCATTCATGGCGTTCCTCCTTAAAATCCGTGCAGAGCGGGCAGAATCAGACTCCTTTGAGCACTTTGAGCAGGTGCGGCACAAGCTGCTTTTTGCGCGAAAGCACCCCTTTAAGTTCGTAGAT
The nucleotide sequence above comes from Geoalkalibacter ferrihydriticus DSM 17813. Encoded proteins:
- a CDS encoding amino acid permease → MASEGEKKDIQTGRLGTFAGVFTPSILTILGIILFLRTGYVVGSAGLLQILLIIGLANIISIFTSLSLSAIATNLKVKGGGDYYLISRTLGFEFGGAIGIVLFLAQAVSIAFYCIGFGEALAMAAFASTPGVSPRLIALAAVAFLFVFAWMGADWASRFQFLVMGLLVAALASFFVGGALQWNPTTLSANLSAPADGLPFWVLFALFFPAVTGFTQGVSMSGDLQDSSRSLPLGTLLAVGVSMMVYLGAAVIFSGALSNQELTRDYQAMSRIALFPGLITAGVIAATLSSAMASFLGAPRILQALAADRIFPRLDFFAQGAGPANNPRRAIVLAGGIACLTIALGNLNVVAPVVSMFFLVSYGLLNYATYYEADTESPSFRPAFRWFHKRLSLIGALACLGIMLAIDPATGIIAVAILLAIYQYLRRTADPARWADSRRAHELQRIREGLLGIKATPEHPRDWRPQILAFTQDAHRRPRLLRLAAWLEGGSGLTTLVTLLQGKDLLLAKQKEQLQVELRGDIKEHNPAAFPLVLTTPDGEIAVHTLLQTHGIGPLRVNTILLNWIEPEQGEDLKMRQVLLGRQLKTVYRQNCNICILHAEEHAWERLMATDRAQSCIDVWWSDDASGRLMLLFAYLLTRSSDWEDTPLRLLAFRDNRSQQDQETALRAALSDARIGAEIVFVAQRHKADLIAASEPASIIFLPFTLQRDQLKLPIEEPIEDLLDQLPPTVMVLAAEDIDLSAEPDEGAAAELAKARDLVEKLAERAEEADKLATEAEEKAQKAEQVLREALQQDQTEQDEEQIAQLTREHDDHAEAADKARRQAAKDRVKADDAAQEESKQTETGKGKNGGEP
- a CDS encoding cbb3-type cytochrome c oxidase subunit I, giving the protein MKPDAQTEERFTRVWQSRPGILGWIAEVNNRPLGVRYMVTSLVFFAMAVVMALTMRTQLALPDNNLLSPDTYNALFTMHGSTMLYLFAVPFVEGLGLFLIPLMIGARDVAFPRLTSFGYWMYVFGGLILFSSFLFGTVPDAGWTAYTPMSGSKYSGPGMDFWLLGLGLLEFAGITAAIEIVVTILKFRAPGMALKNLPLMAWINLIIGIMILFSFPVLLLATLMLELDRAFSFQFFNPDLGGSSLLWQHLFWWFGHPEVYIIFLPATGVISTIIPVFARRRIVAYPLILAALLITGFVSFGLWTHHMFTTGLPELPMLFFTAASFMVALAAGIQIFAWVATLWGSRPRLSVPMLYILAFFYIFVQGGLTGVMVATMPFDWQVHDTAFVVAHFHDVLIGGAVLPFLAGLHYWLPKITGRLAGEVWDRVAVGLIFVGFNLTFVPLYIAGLFGMRRRIYTYPEEMGIGTLNLVSTLGSYMLALGFAVALLSLIWHSRRGRPASSDPWQGGTLEWSIPSPPPVYGFRSIPVVRDLYPLWPPVASGKASVDPIDEDEYTKELKRVEAAMDCRPSGWRGTLVTDGINGRPLAVQTLPGPTLLPFWMAVILTLATVFFLAQFYQASALVAIVALGLSFYWVSREPVFDRQEKEELEARLGLPLLTTGNLSTGWCGMVGFLVVLLTVLGALVFSYFYLRLYSQHWPQGGLPLPQLSSAAPIFGLLAVAGVAQICSAWGWRRHRRSVLIGGLAASVFFGFGFILAQVRSLAAEPFLPSTNAYGSIFFTLNGYVLLLTLVGICLLIGTLARVLRKDEPLSNPRLVLWLQNSEMFWFFCVFCGLCGFLVIYLVPHLL